From Camelina sativa cultivar DH55 chromosome 5, Cs, whole genome shotgun sequence:
ACCATTATAGACAGCCTCAACATCAATTAAACGGTTggactcaaataaaattgatacattaaaaacatctttattataaaagagGGCCAACCCTCCACTACAACCAATTTGTTCcacagttttaaatttttatagccAAAATAGCCTACAAAttgttccaaaaaagaaaaacattgcttagtttccataagaaataaaaaatttgaccTATGCTTATTCCATAAGTCCCGGAGATTCCCGATACTGACCTTGTTTCCGagaccttgacaattccaactcaaGATGTTCATTTAAAGACCATCGGTTTTGGTGGTTTGGACCCACCGTGACCTCCCTTAGCCCCTTCCTGAGCCTTAAGAGGATGATCATTGTCCCCAAGGTTTGAACAGATGGAGGAGGACGGCGTCGTGGAGACAAAAGCAGAGCAGCATTCCGCTTCTTTGTGCTGACCCCCCGAAGAACCAAATGCCCTTTCCCTTTTTTCCCTTTATCACCTTGAGCTGCCTGAGAATCGCTACCAATCGGtccacccccccccccccccccccccccccccccccNNNNNNNNNNNNNNNNNNNNNNNNNNNNNNNNNNNNNNNNNNNNNNNNNNNNNNNNNNNNNNNNNNNNNNNNNNNNNNNNNNNNNNNNNNNNNNNNNNNNNNNNNNNNNNNNNNNNNNNNNNNNNNNNNNNNNNNNNNNNNNNNNNNNNNNNNNNNNNNNNNNNNNNNNNNNNNNNNNNNNNNNNNNNNNNNNNNNNNNNNNNNNNNNNNNNNNNNNNNNNNNNNNNNNNNNNNNNNNNNNNNNNNNNNNNNNNNNNNNNNNNNNNNNNNNNNNNNNNNNNNNNNNNNNNNNNNNNNNNNNNNNNNNNNNNNNNNNNNNNNNNNNNNNNNNNNNNNNNNNNNNNNNNNNNNNNNNNNNNNNNNNNNNNNNNNNNNNNNNNNNNNNNNNNNNNNNNNNNNNNNNNNNNNNNNNNNNNNNNNNNNNNNNNNNNNNNNNNNNNNNNNNNNNNNNNNNNNNNNNNNNNNNNNNNNNNNNNNNNNNNNNNNNNNNNNNNNNNNNNNNNNNNNNNNNNNNNNNNNNNNNNNNNNNNNNNNNNNNNNNNNNNNNNNNNNNNNNNNNNNNNNNNNNNNNNNNNNNNNNNNNNNNNNNNNNNNNNNNNNNNNNNNNNNNNNNNNNNNNNNNNNNNNNNNNNNNNNNNNNNNNNNNNNNNNNNNNNNNNNNNNNNNNNNNNNNNNNNNNNNNNNNNNNNNNNNNNNNNNNNNNNNNNNNNNNNNNNNNNNNNNNNNNNNNNNNNNNNNNNNNNNNNNNNNNNNNNNNNATCACCTGCAGCCTCCGAGACCACCCGTTCTTTGTCCTCCCCCTCCTCAGCCAGCAAATCATCTTCCTCTATGCCAAAAAACTCCCCAGCAGCCTTTTCCACCACCATGGGTTCCGTGACAGGATCAACAGAAACTTGCAGCACCAAAAATCCAGTAGAAGAACCCTGCACAAACGAGATATCCTCACCCAGGTCCTTTTGCGAGGCAGCCTCCTCGCCCAAAACTGCAGTAGAACCACCGGGCATCAAACCCTCCTGCACCTCAACAATTTCCTCCTGTACTACATTGCCACCGACCGTAACCATGTCAGGATGAACAGACTCTGAGCCCAAAACCACAGTCTCCACCGCCCCAGTTGGTGCATCCACAATCTGTCCTTCTTCGCAAAGGCCCTCCTCCATACCAGTGCCACTCATGGCCCCTTCCTCAACTGGAGGATCCTGAAATAACGCCTTTTTAGCTGATTTCTGTTTTGAATGGCTCACCTCTGCCTCCCCTTCCTCCTCCAGAACCGGTGGCATAACCGGGACAAACTTCTGACGAGACTGTCCCCGAGAAAGATCTTGCCTTCCCTTATGCTCCTGCGGATAACCCGAACCAGCAGACCCCTTAGACGAACCCTTTCTGCGTGTTGAAGACCCTGAGGGAGGATCTGTCCTGGATTTAGAACCCCCATATTGAACCCCATGGTGGTGACTCCTAGGGTGACTACCAGAAGATGAACCCCTTCTCGCATCAGCCAGGACCGCCCCCTTGTAACTCATATACTGATCCGATTCTAGCGGCTCCTCCGAGGGAGAGCTGCTACGAGACACACCCTTCCCCTTCGCCAGAGGACAGACATCCTCAGCATGGCACAAACTATTACACTTCTTACACCAACCGTGCAACCTCTCATAAAAAAGTTTCACCACCGTGACTTGTCTGTTAAAGAACTCGATGTCCGTCTCAAAACAGAGAGGCTTGAGCCCATCTATTGTCACTTGCACCCTCCCTCTGTCAGCATCAACCGCCTCTACCACCCCCAAATCCGACCCGATATCCCTAAAAGTAGGTTCAGCCCAAAACTGTATTGGAACATTAGAAACCCGGACCCAAAATTTCAGAGATGATGGATAATTGGGGTCCACCACTGGTGTCCACCTCACCAAAGACACCATCCATGAATCAAAGTGATAAGGCTCCTTAGATAGAACCTCGATAATGTCTGCCTCCTCGTCGAAATCAAATTGAAACTTGCCTGATCCGAGATCCGTACCAGCAACTCTCCCCTCCACCTGCCATATGCGTGGCAAGACGACCAAAAGAGACTTCATCTCTTGCAGCTTTGGGTTAAAACACCTCCCAACCACCGTTTTGGAATAGCCAGCAATAAGcgctgagttatcaaaataaGATATCTTGATTCTGCGCCTTGGCTTGACCTCGCCTTCCGATGAACCAGCCAAACCCTTTCCCATGAGCCCTGCTTGTGACATCATCGCCCACCCTCTCCAACAATAGAAAAACCAAAGCAGAACAACCGCAGAAAGATGTAAGGAAATAGAGAAGAATGAATTGTGTTTCAACTCGGGAATTCTCCACTCCTTTATATACTGAGAAAAGAACCAACCAAACCCACCAAAGTGATTACCCATTAAAGACAGAATCAACTGATTCAACTCCCGTATAAGCCTGATTCTCACAAAAGAGGAAACCAAATCCATTACAGACAACAGACAGAAGAATCTCCCATCTTTAAACCCAAATCTCAACCAATAAAAACTATGTAACCCGGTCCGTAATTGTGGCAAGTCCCACACTAATCGTATCCCCAAGAGATAACACAAACTCGCTGAAATAACGAGAGCCCTATCATTAAAACCACGCGATCCCCATAACCTGTGACCTGATCCCATCGTACCACGAAgtaaacaacaaacacaaacccAATAATTCCTTTCCATAACAACCTCCAAACAGAAGAgtcattaaaccaaaagaacctGATAAATCTGCCAAACGTATCCAGCAAATCCACTCGAAGATCCAAAACAATTCCATGAACCCCGAGAACAGAACTTTTCCCAATCCAACCACCATCACCGCAACAATGATCCCCCAATCATAGCTCAGTGAATCCCGTGAAACCACCAAACCCAAATGACCCAATAAAGCCAACGGAGAGATTATCTTCtccaaatcaaaaacccagaaagaTACTGCACGAATCCAAGATTCGTGTAGAGACCACCTCGCAAATCCGACCTCATTAAGATCCAATATACTCAAATCCCCCAATCGAAATCCCCTGAAATCCCCTTGTTTCCAAAACCTCAACAGCAGCAAATAAAACTCGTCCTCCGTGAGTATAGAACCGAGTAAACTCCATAAAGCGAGATCTTGAATTAGATCAGAGAGGCACCGCAATCTCTACAAAGACCCAAATCGCCAAATCACCCTCCAATAACTCAAATAGATCCCTGAGAAAATACCCAAAAATTGGAAACTGGAATCTACCACAATGAGAACCAATCGAACCCCATGAAGACCAAATCCCAACCAGACAACACCCAAAGGACTCATGGTCGGGCTCAAAACCCTAGAGCTATCGCCATCGCCGCTAGAGagaaaaaacgtttttttttaattgggatggttgttgatgaattttttacatgtaaaataatttgtaataagttgtgaaacgtctttgaaatttgacaataataatatttgtaatgatgagtatttggcaaaaatttTGGTAGagtataatttagctttagattattgtaataattgttataatataatataataaaaatataaattagtgtatgaaggtaaatacaaatataattttggtagggtataatttagctttatattattgtaataattgttttaatatattaaaaatagaaaaatatatataaatgtatgaagataaatacaaatatgattttttctctaactaaaattatttatatatttacttcaaaaaataaaatttctttttataatttttaaaaattgtttaggtttagtatttattttcttcaatgatTTTAGTACTCGCACTTCATGTGATCCTTATCTAGTGAAATAGAAAcacaagtttttatttttttaactataattattaaatatttttcatatttgaatattgaatatcttaaaatttcaaaaagaactcattaattttaagtataattaattagacttagaaaatataattaacttgaaaaaaaaaatataattaacatcatTTTCCAAGCTGCATCTACATATATCTGCCAGAGCACCCACCCCCACCTGTCTTTCTATCTTTGTGTTCACTTTCATTGGAATCTCAGAAacgtttcatttattttctctaagtatatataaaaaaaaaagaaaactctctcCCACTTGGGTTCATCACTCTCACTGTACCTCCACATCTCTTCGCTCCAACAGCCTCCGATCTCTTCATAAATCGATGGCTTCTTCCATTGCTGCTTCCACTTCCCTGCAAGCTCGTCCTCGCCAACTGGtctatttctcttcttccctctAATATCCTCTTTTGATTCATCTAATCGTGTGAACAGATCTGATTGTTTCCTTTGCCTTTTATGATACGGATCTCGATCTAGTTATATGGTAGATCTAATTCCAGAATCGTTTGCCCAGCTCTAGTCCGACTTTGATCTGTTGAAATGGCTGCTTTGCTCGATCATTTGTAATTGGAATAGTTATCTTCTAAGAATTTTTCACTGGAAGTTTTAGTCTGGTCGATCTGATCGTTAACGGCACACTTGTGAACATTGTTAGAATGCAGCGATTAGTTCTTAGTTGCTTCTGTTTAACTATTTGTTTGGTAATTCAAGCAACTGAGGAGCTTCGGTTCTCGCAGAttgttttgctattttttttggttttatttgattGCTTTTGCGAgttttgttttgcattgtaCTGATTGAAAGAGATTTGTGGAATGATGATTGATGGCAGGCGATTGCGGTAAATCCGATAGAATGCAATGCCTTTGGAAGAAGCaatctttcttttaagattcgTCAGCTTCCTTCCCGCTTGACCGTTTCCTGCGCTGTaagactctcttcttctctcatacatatataatatgatgCTTTCCGATTCACCTTTTACATCACAAAACTGTTACTTTAGAAGTTTCAGCAAtgcgttttgttttgttttttgttgcttGATTTGGTTGCGGATAACAATATATTATTGATTAATCGGTTGTTGAACACAGGCTAAACCTGAGACAGTGGACAAGGTGTGTGCAATTGTCAAGAAGCAACTCTCTCTTGATGATACCAAGAAAGTTGAGGGTGCCACCAAATTTGTTGATCTCGGTGCTGATTCTCTCGACACGGTAATTCTTTGTCTTTCCTCCATCCGCTTTAACAACAACCATTGGTTCCAACTCCTGATGCATTATATAACCAATGCCCCTTTGTCATCTTTGTCGCTTGCATATGCTGTGTTCATTGTAAAAGCAAaactttgaaatatatatatatatatatatatatatatatatatatatatatatgcgtttGACATTTTCTCATGTGTATGATTTCACAGGTGGAGATTGTGATGGGACTAGAGGAAGAGTTTGGGATCGAAATGGCTGAGGAGAAAGCACAGACAATCACCACAGTTGAGAAAGCAGCTGAGCTCATCGAGGAGCTCTTGTTGGAAAAGGCCAAGTAGAATTCGTTTATTACCCATTAGCAACAACGAAAACACGAAAAACCAAACCCCAGTATCATCTTATTGTTTCGTTAGCTATAGAGCGATTGTGTCCGTTGAGACTTATTCTATTTTGGGGAAATTATTACAAGACTTTGTATTTCTTCTACAACTTTTTATTCCACCTTACAAGTTATCGTTGCTAAGTTATCAAGTATCTTACTGCTTATTTATCTCTGGTAATTTTTAACTGCCAAAGTTTGATTCCTCTTGTAACATGATGCATTTTCAAAATTAGCTTAACTCAAGAATATTGAAGACTTGTCGTGTTCCAATCTCTGTTGGGGATACACTTAAAACTTAATATGAGTAGATCAATCATGCTTTTACGATTTATCTAAAGCAAACTGAAGTGTGGCTTACGGTTGATTTAAATCGATAGTTTTTATTTCATTGGATTTGTTGCTCAAACGGTTTTGAAAAACAACTATAGGAAATTCATCTCTTCAAGTAAATAAACTTAATTAACACTCAAATTGCTAAATCATTAGAGGAGCATCATTATGGCAACAACATTGAACATTatgaggagaaacagaaacaatatAACATGCTCCACCTCTCAACCCTCTTGCTCGACAAGCCGGTAGACATTCATTGACTTCCAAACCTGGGCCGAATACACTGAGAAATGCAGTTCCCTGGATCTTCTACACGTATACAATCCACACAAATAtgttatatgattatataaatgACATATATCAACGTTggaactatttttttaatggaagatcttacaaacacatatataaattgCACACTTGAATGTACAAGACTACTGGCtattatcaattttatttttctataacaTCCTGTTCAACTATTGATATTAAAATGATAGTAAAAGAAAGAGATGTATTTTTGTGAGAAATCACATACCTGCAGAGGCTATAAAGTCATTCTTGGACAATGAAACTGTCAATgttactacaagaaaataagcaatgaaagtttttgtgatacccatatatatatatatatatatatatatatatatatatatttaatatttttattgaagaAATAGAGatgatttatagttttctaGTTCTtcacaaaaatatcttattatatatgtgACTCTTAGTCTAGTAAAGTATTAAATTTCCTCCGATATTGTTTTTGGTTACTGTAAGTGAGATTTCCACATTTGCTAACAACATGTTATTCTAGgtaaaaatattaacattttccgTATAGTGCATGTCCTGATTCAAATAATTCAACATTATATTACTTGGTTAATTCAAAGAAATATAATGTTAGTCAAAGTTATTTGAATAGATGAAAGATCTGAGCATACCATAGAAAGTCATTTTTTAAAGTACATTTGACTTCCACAATTCTTTGTGACTATATAAAGGGCAAAAAGGGAAATAAACGATAAGGAATGTAACGGATAATTTTGAGTAATGAAAATGCAATAAAATGTAGAGAATGAGTCAAAATCACAGATCTCTCAACTAAATCCACCTCTCTTCACAAGCTCTCTTATGTTGCCGCCAGTGGCGGAGCTAGAAAATGAGTTATCagggtcaaaaaaaattttaagaggttaattatgttgttaaatttttttatagggATCAATTATGCTATTTTAACAggattaatttgattttttccccTAAAAATTCACCAGAGTCATTTGACCCACATGATCCTATATTGGCTCCGCCCATGCTCGCCGCACTTCACGGTGTCGATATGTCTTGGGCGGCGTTTCACGCTGTCGAAGTTGTTTCCTCTCCACGGTTCCAACACAAAAATATCGGTTACCAAGCAATTATTCAATCGTTTCATGAACAGAtaacctacaaaaaaaactgagagatttaatattaaaaataaataattaattagataatcaggataaaattagaattttgaatttgttaaaaaatcatggatattataattatactaattattttgggttttaaatgacatgtttttattatttcgtgtatttttattctaatcAAAAATAATTGAGTATTAGATTGTTTagaaatgcaaaataaaatttcattattatattaactatatatgtatataatatattttgtatttttaatctactatagttttacatcaatacattgtgtagtgtatatataatttccatTGTTTACATATAGTagtttatctatatatacatttttttataacaatttgtGTCAGCTCGAACCCCGCAGGagtatatttattaataaaatctcTCTTCTTAAGTTATGCACTTATGCTGATTTGGAGAAGGTAAACTCTCTTCCTAAGTTATGCTGATTTGgagaagtaatttttttttttaacaatttgtaTCAGTTCGGAccccaaattttttaaaaattaaatttattatcaaCAGTTTACCTTCtccaaatgtatatatagattatttagATTGTATAATTTTAGTTGGATAATAATATGtgaaataaaatagataaatataccAAAAGAATACATAGAGAAATATTATACAATGtatcattttcaaaacttaGAGAATGACCCGTggacaattattttatataactaaatGGGAAAATATTCGATTGTGTAT
This genomic window contains:
- the LOC104787335 gene encoding acyl carrier protein 3, chloroplastic-like — protein: MASSIAASTSLQARPRQLAIAVNPIECNAFGRSNLSFKIRQLPSRLTVSCAAKPETVDKVCAIVKKQLSLDDTKKVEGATKFVDLGADSLDTVEIVMGLEEEFGIEMAEEKAQTITTVEKAAELIEELLLEKAK